One window of Elaeis guineensis isolate ETL-2024a chromosome 11, EG11, whole genome shotgun sequence genomic DNA carries:
- the LOC105036627 gene encoding uncharacterized protein, whose product MEQKMAKDNSPMKRDGRVLARCPNLKILRSLRTAEAVEQAHGGKVVARDDENGVVRMKIVVTKQQLRQMVASTGRGRSNSGHRPLAAPPNLEQLMHVLRRRHMKRAEGCRSGWRPALQSIPEEN is encoded by the coding sequence ATGGAGCAGAAGATGGCCAAAGACAATTCACCTATGAAGAGAGATGGCCGAGTCTTGGCAAGGTGTCCCAACCTTAAGATCCTAAGGAGCCTCAGGACCGCCGAAGCCGTCGAGCAGGCGCATGGAGGGAAGGTCGTTGCTCGCGACGATGAGAATGGTGTGGTGAGGATGAAGATTGTGGTGACCAAGCAGCAGCTGAGGCAGATGGTTGCGTCGACGGGCCGAGGACGGAGCAATTCCGGCCATCGGCCCTTGGCAGCGCCGCCGAACTTGGAGCAGTTGATGCATGTGCTTAGGAGACGGCACATGAAGAGAGCTGAGGGTTGCCGGAGTGGGTGGAGGCCTGCACTTCAGAGCATCCCTGAGGAGAATTAG